A window from Peromyscus eremicus chromosome 1, PerEre_H2_v1, whole genome shotgun sequence encodes these proteins:
- the Thrsp gene encoding thyroid hormone-inducible hepatic protein codes for MQVLTKRYPKNCLLMVMDRYSAVVRNMEQVVMIPSLLRDVQLCGHGGSVQEGAPDLYTYFTMLKTICVEVEHGLLPREEWQAKVAGSEARDTENEAAEAEEAEEERISGELDLEAQFHLHFSSLHHILTHLTQKAQEVTRKYQEMTGQVP; via the coding sequence ATGCAAGTGCTAACTAAACGCTACCCCAAGAACTGCCTGCTGATGGTCATGGATCGGTACTCGGCTGTGGTGCGGAACATGGAGCAGGTGGTGATGATCCCCAGCCTCCTGAGGGACGTGCAGCTGTGTGGGCATGGGGGTTCAGTCCAGGAGGGAGCCCCCGATCTCTATACCTACTTCACCATGCTCAAGACCATCTGTGTGGAAGTGGAGCACGGGCTGCTGCCGAGGGAGGAGTGGCAGGCCAAGGTGGCCGGCAGCGAAGCCAGAGACACTGAGAACGAAGCCGCCGAGGCAGAGGAGGCGGAAGAAGAGAGGATCTCCGGGGAGCTGGACCTAGAAGCTCAGTTTCACCTGCACTTCTCCAGCCTCCATCACATCCTCACCCACCTTACCCAGAAAGCCCAGGAGGTGACACGGAAGTACCAGGAAATGACGGGACAGGTCCCGTAG
- the Ndufc2 gene encoding NADH dehydrogenase [ubiquinone] 1 subunit C2, with product MMAGRPGHEPFTFLPDQARSLPPPKLNDPRLVYIGFLGYCTGLLDNALWRRPVLQAGLHRQLLFVTSFYFVGYYFLKRQNYLYAVKDHDMFGYMKLHPEDFPEKEKKTYGEILETFHPVR from the exons ATGATGGCCGGACGGCCGGGCCACGAGCCCTTCACATTTCTGCCGGATCAGGCCCGGAGCCTGCCCCCGCCCAAGCTGAACGACCCGCGGCTTGTCTACATAGGCTTCCTGGGCTACTGCACCGGCCTGCTGGATAACGCGTTGTGGAGGAGGCCTGTGTTGCAAGCAG GTCTGCATCGCCAGCTTCTATTTGTTACTTCCTTTTACTTCGTtggatattattttttaaaacgtCAAAACTATTTGTATGCTGTGAAGGACCATGACATGTTTGGGTATATGAAATTACATCCAGAAGATTTTCCTGAAAAAG AGAAGAAGACTTATGGTGAAATCCTTGAGACATTCCATCCAGTGCGTTGA